The Ooceraea biroi isolate clonal line C1 chromosome 1, Obir_v5.4, whole genome shotgun sequence genome has a window encoding:
- the LOC113562084 gene encoding coiled-coil domain-containing protein 34 encodes MANSSDIDSWKTGVESDESGQGNYTNFQKKITLIDHCVHSAGTRKDAIFTRAKNSSSDSEIRYINPAIYAESVSEEKFSVVQKSGNEQPDNFNGQIIDTKRSNCRTINLPSAKDATDSDQTAIEHSVNTGQNTYRCYSTFFPDSFDSSTGRSAVSSRTIARTERRCKISSIVADVDQNEAMKQDNQVESRQVVRIFTTSLSDISSIGDQESNESDLDRRTAHSEWIRKKHEDARRKKKAEDLTAKKLQEEEERIAREKEKKARLEKENFLKWVEKKRQQELDRKATLESELELQEYLKEIEEKAAVAKALYLRQWIHKKKEEQKTRHRDQEMRQKKVNEERARRLEQSSRAYEKWREESKNRPKPATQGLLPHQKAKPTYVNPIPWQSIIEVDSDEERRSTLDDKGNIYINRKMNGRKSIAVHQ; translated from the exons ATGGCAAATAGCAGTGACATTGACAGCTGGAAGACGGGAGTCGAGTCTGACGAATCCGGTCAAGGGAATTATACGAATTTCCAGAAGAAGATTACTCTCATCGATCACTGTGTGCACTCCGCTGGCACTCGGAAAGATGCGATTTTCACACGAGCGAAAAACTCGAGCTCTGATTCCGAGATCCGGTACATCAATCCTGCTATCTACGCAGAATCTGTCAGCGAAGAAAAATTCAGTGTAGTGCAAAAATCCGGAAATGAACAACCAG ACAATTTTAATGGTCAGATAATCGATACCAAACGCAGCAACTGTCGAACTATCAATCTGCCTTCTGCGAAGGATGCAACAGACAGTGATCAGACAGCGATCGAACATTCCGTCAACACGGGACAGAATACCTATAGATGTTACTCGACGTTTTTTCCGGATTCTTTTGACTCATCTACAGGCCGATCCGCGGTCTCATCAAGAACGATCGCGCGGACAGAACGACGATGTAAGATCAGTAGCATTGTGGCGGACGTTGATCAAAATGAAGCGATGAAACAAGACAa TCAAGTCGAGAGTCGACAAGTCGTGCGAATTTTCACAACATCGCTCTCAGACATTTCAAGTATCGGTGATCAGGAATCGAACGAGTCCGATCTAGACAGGAGAACCGCTCATTCGGAGTGGATCCGCAAGAAACACGAGGATGCGCGGCGCAAAAAGAAAGCGGAGGATCTCACGGCGAAGAAACTgcaggaggaagaagagaggatagcacgagaaaaagagaagaaagcgCGGCTGGAAAAGGAGAATTTCCTCAAGTGGGTGGAGAAGAAGAGGCAGCAGGAGCTCGACAGAAAAGCGACGCTCGAGAGTGAATTGGAATTGCAGGAGTATCTGAAGGAAATCGAGGAAAAGGCTGCCGTCGCAAAAGCCTTGTATCTTCGTCAGTGGATTCATAAGAAAAAAGAGGAGCAAAAGA CTCGGCATAGGGACCAGGAGATGAGACAGAAGAAAGTGAACGAGGAACGTGCAAGGAGACTGGAACAGAGCTCGAGAGCTTACGAGAAATGGAGAGAGGAGTCTAAGAATAGACCCAAGCCCGCTACGCAAGGACTGCTTc cTCATCAGAAAGCAAAGCCAACGTATGTAAATCCGATTCCTTGGCAATCTATAATAGAGGTCGATTCCGACGAAGAGCGAAGAAGTACATTAGACGACAAagggaatatatatataaatcgaaAGATGAATGGCAGAAAATCTATCGCGGTGCATCAGTGA